From Micromonas commoda chromosome 3, complete sequence, a single genomic window includes:
- a CDS encoding predicted protein: protein MLSASIVKPDGGSDIAPLTLPPLFEFTLDNSVRDMWNAGVYPLSILIAVFSGGWPYFKLALMLLAWYSPMGVLSTSARGYLLRSVDALGKWSLIDTFVMTLFQVAFRFHVITPPSSVPFQSSSDDTGVGSFAQLDAMVEPRYGFHVFLFATVLSLFLGHFALGWHRHAVGEDLAGVDPKDEGEEDEDNDDNVARWRRVGGNERKRIALRNGMAGCLSFAAVLLVVGVFATSIRFDFKGLAGFVLGRGGATREYSLVSLALNIPGGELSHVGVQVSLWVFVIVMPAAQLVALALLWLMPMTASSQRRMEIVAEICGAWAALDVFLVAALAAVLQIGRFTEFIVGDACDGINKVLREISNLGGDGLDPLRLNGDDVCFDVDTRMESGCWVLVCAAGCIAMVMHRSTVRARRVKEQAEPVVEEEV from the coding sequence ATGCTCTCCGCGTCGATTGTCAAACCGGATGGAGGATCGGACATTGCACCCCTCACCTTGCCCCCGCTCTTCGAGTTCACCCTTGACAACAGCGTCCGGGACATGTGGAATGCAGGCGTGTACCCGCTATCCATCCTCATAGCGGTGTTCTCCGGCGGTTGGCCATACTTCAAGCTCGCGCTCATGTTGCTCGCGTGGTATTCACCGATGGGGGTTTTATCCACAAGCGCTCGCGGATATTTACTGAGGTCGGTGGATGCGTTGGGGAAGTGGTCGCTGATTGACACGTTCGTCATGACGCTGTTCCAGGTGGCGTTCAGGTTCCACGTGATCACCCCACCCTCCAGCGTACCTTTCCAATCAAGCAGCGACGACACCGGGGTCGGATCCTTCGCACAGCTTGACGCGATGGTGGAGCCGAGATATGGCTTCCACGTGTTCCTGTTTGCGACGGTGCTCTCGCTGTTCCTTGGACACTTCGCGCTGGGTTGGCACAGACACGCGGTCGGGGAGGATCTGGCCGGAGTTGACCCAAAGGACGAAGGTGAGGAAGATGAGGATAATGATGATAATgtggcgcggtggcggcgggtcggcggGAACGAGCGCAAACGTATCGCTCTGCGCAACGGTATGGCCGGGTGCctctcgttcgccgccgtgctcctcgtcgttgGCGTGTTTGCCACGTCTATTAGGTTCGATTTCAAGGGTTTGGCGGGGTTCGTGCTCGGCCGGggcggagcgacgcgggagTACTCCCTCGTGTCTCTCGCCTTGAACATCCCGGGCGGGGAGCTCTCGCACGTGGGGGTGCAGGTGTCCCTCTGGGTGTTTGTGATTGTCATGCCCGCCGCCCAGCTCGTTGCGCTAGCTTTGCTGTGGCTCATGCCCATGACCGCAAGCTCGCAGAGGAGGATGGAGATTGTCGCGGAAATTTGCGGGGCGTGGGCCGCGCTCGATGTCTTCCTTGTCGCTGCACTCGCGGCGGTACTCCAGATTGGAAGGTTCACTGAGTTCATCGTTGGAGACGCGTGTGACGGGATCAACAAGGTCCTTCGTGAAATTTCCAACCTTGGCGGTGATGGGTTGGACCCGCTCAGGTtgaacggcgacgacgtatGTTTCGACGTGGATACCAGGATGGAGAGTGGGTGCTGGGTGTTGGTATGCGCGGCGGGGTGCATCGCGATGGTGATGCATCGGTCGACtgttcgcgcgcgacgggtcaAGGAACAGGCCGAGCCGGTTGTTGAAGAGGAGGTTTAG
- a CDS encoding glycosyltransferase family 2 protein (candidate b-glycosyltransferase) translates to MGRAKKATASPGRLGDLSSSSSGSLEGAARGRNTTIVIPCYNEAERLRTDEFLAFARREHDTQLLFVNDGSTDDTSDVIRSMRRRCPDRIDVVDMPVNVGKAEAVRRGMQIGCMSGSRFVGFWDADLATPLDHVAMFKEVMEDKPEVDMVFGARVGLLGRDIRRSMKRHYLGRVFATLASITLGLGVYDTQCGSKLFRVDDRGDLETVISMPFHTRWVFDCEMIGRFSALRRSRVRGGVRKWGKVDDGDMSGSIYEYPLHRWEDVGGSKVKSSDVIKMAWGLMQVRRRYFWRRWPVLAPSRTGWEGWVDGWNFAFKPRFN, encoded by the coding sequence ATGGGTCGTGCCAAGAAGGCAACCGCATCTCCCGGACGCCTCGGTGATCtctcatcgtcctcgtcaggCTCGCTAgaaggcgcggcgaggggtcGAAACACCACAATCGTCATCCCGTGCTACAACGAAGCCGAGCGACTGCGCACGGACGAGTTCCTGGCGTTCGCCAGGAGGGAACACGACACCCAGCTATTGTTTGTCAACGATGGCAGCACCGACGATACATCTGATGTGATCAGGAGCATGAGAAGGCGCTGCCCCGACCGCATCGATGTCGTGGACATGCCCGTGAACGTCGGCAAGGCCGAGGCGGTGAGGCGCGGAATGCAGATCGGGTGCATGAGCGGAAGCAGATTCGTGGGCTTCTGGGATGCCGACCTCGCCACGCCTCTGGACCATGTCGCGATGTTTAAGGAGGTCATGGAGGACAAGCCCGAGGTCGACATGGTGTTCGGCGCCCGGGTCGGCCTATTGGGTCGCGACATACGGCGGTCCATGAAGCGTCACTACCTGGGCCGGGTGTTCGCAACATTGGCATCCATCACGCTGGGGTTGGGGGTGTACGACACGCAGTGCGGATCGAAGCTGTTTCGCGTGGACGACAGGGGTGATTTGGAGACGGTGATTTCCATGCCGTTCCACACCAGGTGGGTGTTCGATTGCGAGATGATAGGGAGGTTCAGTGCCCtgcggcgatcgcgggtgAGGGGAGGGGTCAGGAAATGGGGCAAAGTAGACGATGGGGACATGAGCGGGTCCATCTATGAGTATCCACTGCATCGGTGGGAAGACGTTGGCGGAAGTAAGGTAAAGTCGAGCGACGTGATCAAGATGGCGTGGGGGCTGATGCAGGTGCGGAGGAGATATTtctggcggcggtggccggtCCTAGCGCCATCTAGGACAGGGTGGGAGGGTTGGGTGGATGGGTGGAATTTTGCTTTCAAGCCCAGGTTCAATTGA
- a CDS encoding malate dehydrogenase (putative malate dehydrogenase. A similarity search suggests that the enzyme is glyoxysomal, but ChloroP and TargetP predict a chloroplast localization), producing the protein MTAKAEYKVAVLGAAGGIGQSLSLLLKMNPLISDLALYDIANTPGVAADLSHTNTTCSVKGYAGEEQLADALKGCDLVIIPAGVPRKPGMTRDDLFSINAGIVKNLCEACAKNCPKAILNIISNPVNSTVPIASEVYKKAGVYDPKKIFGVTTLDVVRSNTFISEAKGLDVNDVDVPVVGGHAGITILPLLSQTYPSTKFTAEELEALTVRIQNAGTEVVEAKAGAGSATLSMAYAAARMAEACLRGLSGEAEVYECSYVASSVTDLPYFATKVKLGPNGAEEVLPVGDITDYEKGWLEKLIPELKASIDKGIEFANKD; encoded by the exons ATGACCGCCAAGGCCGAGTACAAG GTTGcagtcctcggcgccgccggtggcaTCGGCCAGTCCCTCTCCCTCCTGCTCAAGATGAACCCCCTCATCTCGGACCTTGCGCTTTACGACATTGCGAACActcccggcgtcgccgcggacctctCCCACACCAACACCACCTGCTCCGTCAAGGGCTACGCCGGCGAGGAacagctcgcggacgcgctcaagggATGCGATCTCGTCATCATCCCCGCGGGCGTTCCCCGCAAGCCCGGCATGACCCGCGACGACCTCTTCTCCATCAACGCAGGCATCGTCAAGAACCTGTGCGAGGCGTGCGCTAAGAACTGCCCCAAGGCCATCCTCAACATCATCTCCAACCCCGTGAACTCCACCGTCCCCATCGCATCTGAGGTGTACAAGAAGGCTGGCGTCTACGACCCCAAGAAGATCTTCGGCGTCACCACCCTCGACGTGGTCCGCTCCAACACCTTCATCTCGGAGGCGAAGGGCCTCGACGTCAACGATGTCGACGTTCCTGTCGTTGGCGGCCACGCGGGCATCACCATCCTCCCCCTCCTCTCCCAGACCTACCCCAGCACCAAGTTCACCGCCGAAGAGCTCGAAGCGCTCACCGTCCGCATCCAGAACGCGGGCACCGAGGTTGTGGAGGCGAAGGCtggcgcgggttcggcgacgctctccatggcgtacgccgccgcgaggatggccGAGGCGTGCCTCCGCGGTCTCTCCGGCGAGGCTGAAGTTTACGAGTGCTCCTACGTCGCATCTTCCGTGACGGACCTGCCCTATTTCGCGACCAAGGTGAAGCTCGGGccgaacggcgccgaggaggtgctcCCCGTGGGCGACATCACGGACTACGAGAAGGGCTGGCTCGAGAAGCTCATCCCTGAGCTCAAGGCGTCCATCGACAAGGGCATCGAGTTCGCGAACAAGGACTAG
- a CDS encoding anion exchanger family (sodium ion:bicarbonate symporter): protein MAARRAAVTVRAGGNPEPIVQAPFVGIKEDLAARGPLYIDDFKQGISPKSLASVFFLFFAALAPAVAFGAVLTSATAGMLGATEVILATAIGGVLYAVLCGQPMSILASTGSVVTYTAILYTTCAQYGLPFFGTYAWIGIWTSILLMIVAVTSSSNLVRFFTKFTDETFAALVACIFCVESAKKIIMMFFNPSISSTLAMGSALTALVTCGSAIAISNFKRSPYGPEGVRNLIGDFAPTFAIAIGCFFGAWLAGNYGFTFDALSLPASLAPSIARPWVTDIMAVPTWVKLAALAPAPACAILLYMDQNITTRLVNASKGLKKPGAYHLDMFWLSLITAVTSICGLPWICASTVHSLTHVKSLTDVKQDPATGREEVTGVTETRWTPLVLNLLIGASIIFLKDILGQIPMCVLSGIFFYLGLAAMRGNEFLERVGMTLITDPAKMPASSPLTKSVSLPTLKKFTIMQIACLAVMWWIKGSPAAMLFPILIAALGPVRIVAGKAGWFTQEELNALDEQVETDPGYVYQAA, encoded by the exons AtggccgctcgccgcgccgcggtgaccgtcAGGGCCGGCGGCAACCCCGAGCCCATCGTCCAGGCTCCCTTCGTGGGCATCAAGGaagacctcgccgcccgcggtccCCTCTACATCGACGACTTCAAGCAGGGCATCTCCCCCAAGTCCCTG GCGTCCGTCTtcttcctcttcttcgcggccctcgcgcccgccgtcgccttcggcgccgtgctcacctccgccaccgccggcatGCTCGGCGCGACCGAGGTGATCCTCGCGACCGCCATCGGTGGTGTCCTGTACGCGGTGCTGTGCGGTCAGCCCATGTCCatcctcgcgtccaccggtTCCGTCGTGACCTACACCGCGATCCTCTACACCACCTGCGCCCAGTACGGCCTCCCCTTCTTCGGTACCTACGCGTGGATCGGTATCTGGACCTCCATCCTCCTCATGATCGTCGCggtcacctcctcctccaacCTCGTCCGCTTCTTCACCAAGTTCACCGACGAGACCTTCGCTGCCCTCGTCGCGTGCATCTTCTGCGTCGAGTCCGCCAAGAAGATCATCATGATGTTCTTCAACccctccatctcctccacCCTGGCCATGGGCTCTGCGCTCACTGCGCTCGTCACCTGCGgctccgccatcgccatcTCCAACTTCAAGCGTTCCCCCTACGgccccgagggcgtccgcaACCTCATCGGTGACTTCGCGCCCACCTTCGCCATCGCCATCGGCTGCTTCTTCGGCGCGTGGCTCGCGGGCAACTACGGCTTCACCTTCGACGCCCTGTCCCTccccgcctccctcgcgccttCCATCGCGCGCCCCTGGGTGACCGACATCATGGCTGTCCCGACCTGGGTGAAgctcgcggctctcgcgcctGCCCCCGCGTGCGCGATCCTCCTGTACATGGACCAGAACATCACCACCCGTCTCGTGAACGCCTCCAAGGGTCTCAAGAAGCCCGGCGCTTACCACCTCGACATGTTCTGGCTCTCCCTCATCACCGCGGTCACCTCCATCTGCGGTCTCCCCTGGATCTGTGCGTCCACCGTGCACTCTCTCACCCACGTCAAGTCCCTCACTGACGTGAAGCAGGACCCCGCGACcggccgcgaggaggtcACCGGCGTCACCGAGACCCGCTGGACTCCCCTCGTCCTCAACCTCCTCATCGGCGCCTCCATCATCTTCCTCAAGGACATCCTCGGCCAGATCCCCATGTGCGTGCTCTCCGGTATCTTCTTCTACCTCGGACTCGCGGCCATGCGCGGCAACGAGttccttgagcgcgtcggcaTGACCCTCATCACCGACCCCGCCAAGAtgcccgcctcctcccccctCACCAAGTCGGTTTCCCTCCCCACCCTCAAGAAGTTCACCATCATGCAGATTGCCTGCCTCGCGGTGATGTGGTGGATCAAGggatcccccgcggcgatgctctTCCCCATCCTCATCGCGGCTCTCGGCCCCGTCCGCATCGTGGCGGGCAAGGCTGGCTGGTTCACCCAGGAGGAGCTcaacgccctcgacgagcagGTGGAGACCGACCCTGGCTACGTCTACCAGGCGGCTTAA
- a CDS encoding bile Acid:Na+ symporter family (sodium ion:bile acid symporter) — protein MSAVVGIKAPATFSFMQANMYTLCLATLMLSMGITLTLDDFKRVFSKPDVVGIGFLACYVMMPVTAMLVGNMVGLSGPLLAGLILVGSINGGQASNLCAYIARGDVALSVLMTTATTIGCIFMTPLICKFCLGAIVDVDAIGMAISTIQVVLMPIVLGVTLNKYVPKACRAVEPACPIIGVLMTIILVGASVATCAEPILNAGLKLQLAAFLLHAIGGAAGYWVMRALGYDETVCRTTAIETSMKSSAFGFLLATLHFPEFLVRVPSAVSVVWMAVMGSSMAVFWRMIPVKKDRETA, from the coding sequence ATGAGCGCCGTGGTGGGTATCAAGGCTCCAGCCACGTTCTCATTCATGCAGGCGAACATGTACACCCTCTGCCTTGCGACCCTAATGCTCTCCATGGGCATCACGTTGACGCTGGACGATTTCAAAAGGGTCTTCAGCAAGCCGGACGTTGTCGGCATCGGGTTCCTTGCGTGCTACGTCATGATGCCCGTGACAGCCATGCTCGTGGGAAACATGGTGGGCTTATCCGGTCCCCTGCTCGCGGGTCTCATCCTCGTGGGTAGCATAAACGGCGGTCAGGCCTCCAACCTGTGCGCATATATTGCCCGCGGTGATgtcgcgctctcggtgcTCATGACCACTGCGACCACCATCGGCTGCATCTTCATGACGCCGCTCATCTGCAAGTTCTGCCtgggcgccatcgtcgacgtggacgcgatcGGCATGGCCATCTCCACCATCCAGGTCGTGTTGATGCCtatcgtcctcggcgtcaccCTGAACAAGTATGTGCCCAAGGCGtgccgcgcggtggagccgGCTTGCCCCATCATTGGCGTCCTGATGACCATCATCCTGGtgggcgcctccgtcgcgaccTGCGCGGAGCCCATCCTCAACGCCGGTCTCAAGCTTCAGCTCGCGGCATTTCTGCTCCACGCCATcggtggcgcggcggggtaTTGGGTTATGCGGGCGCTCGGGTACGACGAGACTGTGTGCCGGACAACCGCGATTGAGACGTCGATGAAGTCGAGCGCGTTTGGGTTTTTGCTTGCGACTCTGCATTTTCCAGAGTTTTTGGTTCGCGTGCCGTCCGCGGTGTCCGTGGTGTGGATGGCGGTCATGGGTTCAAGCATGGCCGTCTTCTGGAGGATGATTCCGGTGAAGAAAGACAGAGAGACTGCGTGA
- a CDS encoding transferase hexapeptide repeat-containing protein gives MARNALFDEQRKHRLDWMHWLHDKPKHARWARDWQESHQRELSRLETVSFGKDCFVASSVHIFAEPTRDISIGDGCHIGAEVFMHGPILLGDGVAINARSHLDGGSAGIVIGAQTRVAPGVQLFAFNHGIDAAAFVKDQPVVSDGIVIGEDVWIGANVCVTDGVRIGDHAVVGMGAVVTRDVPDWAVAAGNPARVIGDRRTWKPGRRDVDDAISAG, from the coding sequence atggcgaggaacgcgctgTTCGACGAGCAACGAAAACACCGGCTAGACTGGATGCACTGGCTCCACGACAAACCCAAACACGCGAGATGGGCGCGCGACTGGCAGGAGTCGCACCAGCGGGAGCTCTCGCGCCTCGAGACGGTGAGCTTCGGCAAGGACTGTTTCGTGGCTTCCTCAGTTCACATCTTCGCCGAGCCCACACGGGACATATCCATCGGCGACGGGTGCCACATCGGGGCGGAGGTGTTCATGCACGGACCAATTTTGCTGGGTGACGGCGTGGCGATCAACGCGAGGAGTCACCTGGACGGAGGCAGCGCGGGAATCGTGATCGGAGCGCAGACCCGCGTAGCTCCCGGGGTGCAGCTCTTCGCATTCAACcacggcatcgacgcggctGCGTTCGTCAAGGACCAGCCGGTCGTGTCGGACGGAATCGTGATCGGGGAGGACGTGTGGATCGGCGCGAACGTGTGCGTCACGGACGGGGTGAGGATCGGGGATCACGCGGTCGTGGGCATGGGCGCGGTTGTTACGAGGGATGTTCCCGATTGGGCCGTCGCCGCAGGAAACCCGGCGCGCGTCATCGGGGACAGGCGAACCTGGAAGCCGGGGAGGAGAGACGTAGACGACGCGATCTCCGCGGGATAG
- a CDS encoding predicted protein: MDSVDDEVLALIFRAVPARDRLRCEEVCVRWRRVLTNHSEFTTRLVLPPDPLDDSLVETTEGGWSPWREEARDDTLRVASAKAKGGLRHFDASGCADITKRAVIDVLKSNPRLTSLVMDEGEVETSLYGLKLRPRHLVALAETMAARGRDGGSTPRIDISVEVTGNRELEELRKALEEGSSFGDSLQIGGVEVYVVSLTTSLLFVVDSALTHGDSDIDEDVHRETNEKTTTDLVEVLRRIGGRGLRRLNFLERSLNDHRGVPKIFNAVGEDCRTLRELHLDSEAFTVDREHWEFLESTVDSFNGMIDAIGDTLCRLTLFRAYRDGGGWGPVRAVWCKKLPEGLQKLHFEMPHHGLRHDTLDALSRCPNTRVLSFANRPRLQTRSINRQLSNGVMSKASASILADYLRTSSVTHLDLSNMLLDGDALGEILGAALPNQSDDVWDGIKVLILSGNERGGSGGKDLPAVLEANASTMLHLDVGGLPDDQVAQAIDKLPLLTRLHTLDISGTQVNMFGISGVTPKRKKLKTSDEAAKNDGEDFPPPAQLQTIGKKLAATLAAPSCRLKRLILESCSLTASDLREISPGVLKCPSLVFVDVSYNSAIGDEGCVEVARWIQGNARAKKNGGWLTRIHLEGCGIGDVGAKTLAEAVATSPKLRRLDLAQNLNIGR, encoded by the coding sequence ATGGACTCGGTGGACGATGAAGTCCTGGCGCTGATCTTCCGCGCGGTTCCGGCGCGGGACAGACTAAGGTGTGAGGAGGTGTGCGTGCGGTGGCGGCGGGTTCTGACCAACCACTCGGAATTCACCACAAGGTTGGTGCTGCCGCCAGACCCTTTGGACGACTCCCTTGTCGAAACCACCGAGGGGGGATGGTCGCCGTGGAGGGaagaggcgcgcgacgacacCCTGCGGGTGGCTTCGGCAAAGGCTAAGGGTGGGTTACGTCATTTTGACGCATCCGGGTGCGCCGATATCACCAAGCGAGCAGTCATAGACGTCCTGAAGTCCAACCCTCGACTCACTTCGCTCGTGatggacgagggcgaggtggagACATCTCTCTATGGGCTGAAGCTTCGACCCAGGCATCTagtggcgctcgccgagacgatggccgcgcgtggacgcgacgggggatcCACGCCGAGGATAGACATCAGTGTGGAGGTGACGGGGAACagggagctcgaggagcttaGGAAAGCGCTCGAGGAAGGGTCGAGCTTCGGCGACTCTCTTCAAATTGGAGGCGTTGAGGTTTACGTCGTCTCCCTCACAACATCGCTACTTTTCGTGGTGGACAGCGCCCTGACACACGGCGACAGCGACATCGATGAGGATGTTCATCGTGAGACGAATGAGAAGACGACGACAGACCTAGTGGAGGTTCTCAGGAGGATTGGAGGGAGAGGACTGCGGCGTCTTAATTTTCTTGAGAGGTCACTAAACGACCACCGTGGCGTGCCAAAGATATTCAACGCCGTAGGAGAGGACTGTAGGACGCTGAGGGAGTTGCATCTTGACAGCGAAGCTTTCACTGTAGATAGAGAGCACTGGGAGTTCCTTGAGAGCACCGTGGACTCCTTCAATGGCATGATTGATGCGATTGGAGACACTCTTTGTCGGCTCACGCTCTTTCGAGCGTACAGAGATGGAGGAGGTTGGGGACCTGTACGAGCTGTTTGGTGTAAGAAACTACCCGAAGGACTGCAAAAACTACATTTCGAAATGCCACATCATGGTCTTCGACACGACACTCTGGATGCACTTAGCCGATGTCCGAACACAAGGGTGTTATCGTTTGCAAACCGTCCAAGACTTCAGACACGATCGATTAACAGACAACTATCAAATGGCGTGATGAGCAAAGCGTCAGCGTCCATTCTTGCGGATTATCTTCGAACCAGCTCGGTGACACATCTCGACCTCAGCAACATGTTACTTGACGGGGACGCGCTCGGAGAAATACTAGGCGCCGCTTTGCCAAATCAGAGTGATGATGTATGGGATGGGATCAAAGTTTTGATATTGTCTGGgaacgagcgcgggggatcAGGAGGAAAAGATTTGCCTGCTGTGCTGGAGGCGAACGCTTCGACGATGCTGCATCTCGATGTAGGCGGTCTTCCGGATGATCAGGTTGCTCAAGCTATCGACAAATTACCCCTTCTCACGCGGCTCCATACTCTTGACATCTCCGGGACGCAGGTGAACATGTTTGGAATTTCTGGGGTGACGCCGAAGAGGAAAAAGCTTAAAACCTCTGATGAGGCGGCAAAAAATGACGGAGAGGATTTCCCACCACCTGCACAGCTTCAGACAATCGGCAAGAAACTTGCTGCCACGCTCGCGGCACCATCATGTCGATTAAAACGGCTCATCCTCGAGTCGTGCTCCCTGACGGCGTCCGATCTTCGCGAGATCTCCCCAGGTGTGCTCAAGTGTCCATCTCTTGTCTTTGTGGACGTGAGCTACAACAGCGCCATCGGAGATGAGGGATGCGTCGAGGTCGCGCGATGGATTCAGGGCAATGCCAGGGCAAAGAAGAATGGTGGTTGGCTCACGCGAATACATTTGGAGGGATGTGGCATCGGTGACGTCGGTGCGAAGACCCTtgccgaggcggtcgcgaccAGCCCAAAGCTGCGGAGACTGGATCTAGCCCAGAACTTGAACATAGGGAGAA
- a CDS encoding predicted protein — MKAEANVIKNSETILVIGGGLVGTEMTSNVATKYPEKKVIICQAGPYILPRVPEAHDKVTAFWESLGNVEVHLNERVIEFDDMLQEYKTDKGNTFNAGKVIRATGYKPNTDFFKDANTDPAIAAALDDKGFVKCDPNLRLHGFSNIYVSGDIVEDAYFGKTGVTRSGERFPERLAAVAGSHSYVVTNNIKRTITGEPLASIDASRDPFGQPVEISLGLEKGLAVVHGDLAPLYVGMGFDFGVDNEEFVKYGCAISANVPGLKDYISDLCAKATYIPEAHEGLRQFGAMDPKVLDPLAPPMPPPPGADGAGDGEADQAPADPAPEPTEEAKADVPEAAPAEAEE; from the coding sequence ATGAAGGCAGAGGCTAACGTCATCAAAAATTCAGAGACGATCCTTGTCATTGGCGGCGGCCTGGTTGGAACCGAGATGACCTCAAATGTTGCCACTAAATACCCTGAGAAGAAGGTTATCATCTGCCAGGCTGGGCCGTACatcctcccccgcgtcccgGAGGCTCACGATAAGGTCACCGCTTTCTGGGAGTCCCTCGGCAACGTCGAAGTACACCTGAATGAACGGGTAATTGAATTCGACGATATGCTGCAGGAATACAAGACGGATAAGGGCAACACCTTCAACGCGGGGAAGGTGATCAGGGCCACCGGTTACAAGCCCAACACGGATTTCTTCAAGGATGCAAACACGGacccggcgatcgccgcggcacTTGACGACAAGGGTTTCGTCAAGTGCGACCCGAACTTGCGTCTGCATGGGTTTTCCAACATCTACGTCTCCGGAGATATCGTCGAAGACGCGTACTTTGGCAAAACGGGAGTAACAAGGAGTGGAGAAAGGTTCCCTgagcgtctcgccgccgtcgcggggtcTCATTCGTACGTTGTCACCAACAACATCAAGCGAACTATCACGGGAGAACCCCTCGCTTCTATTGATGCCAGCCGTGATCCATTTGGACAGCCGGTTGAAATCAGTCTCGGACTGGAGAAAGGTCTGGCCGTTGTCCATGGCGACCTCGCACCCTTGTACGTCGGCATGGGCTTCGACTTTGGAGTGGACAACGAGGAGTTTGTCAAGTATGGATGCGCGATCTCGGCGAACGTACCAGGCCTTAAAGATTACATCTCTGACCTCTGTGCCAAAGCAACTTACATCCCCGAAGCACACGAAGGACTCAGGCAGTTTGGGGCCATGGACCCGAAGGTTCTTgacccgctcgcgccacCAATGCCACCCCCGCCCGGAGCAGACGGTGCAGGTGACGGTGAGGCCGACCAAGCCCCCGCAGACCCAGCTCCCGAGCCGACCGaagaggccaaggctgatgTACCCGAAGCTGCACCCGCGGAGGCAGAGGAGTGA